A genomic stretch from Vanrija pseudolonga chromosome 6, complete sequence includes:
- the NUDT15_1 gene encoding Nudix hydrolase 15, mitochondrial: MPNTTDDYGPISASAGATPGASGTTTPHTHGESSTHIRQQALASAHPSAAGPPPDPAVEYTFGLPPAAALAGLSATSRRCIENFVAHGVAAEHDVGLARRAAVLIAVFQRPGEDGLRVLLTTRAKHLRRNPSQTALPGGQRDATDPSAAFNARREAYEEVGLPASHASVHMLTVLDPILTVLPLNAPFKHHIVVTPVVAFIDDPALVDSLTPNPDEVDCIFDHPLGAVWTGEPEDEVKTGLATHGGEWWPHGEDYHSREDRVGATGPYRMHRFRTRHSPIKGFTSNVLISAAAVAYAAEPAYGHFAAGQRRFSDAIHEVVSTLPTLSSSPPQNSKPLEWGLLAGGSQASGETYYRQ, translated from the exons ATGCCCAACACGACAGACGACTACGGCCCCATCAGCGCGAGTGCAGGCGCGAcgcccggcgcgagcggcacgacCACGCCCCACACGCACGGCGAGAGCAGCACGCATATCCGGCAGCAGGCGCTGGCATCGGCACACCCTTCCGCTgctggcccgccgcccgacccAGCCGTCGAGTACACCTTCGGCCTGCcccccgctgctgcgctcgcgggcTTGAGCGCAACGAGCAGGCGGTGTATTGAGAACTTTGTTGCGCATGGCGTTGCCGCGGAGCACGA TGTcgggctggcgcgccgcgcggctgTCCTCATCGCTGTGTTCCAGCGTCCCGGGGAGGACGGGCTGCGTGTGCTCCTCACCACGCGGGCCAAGCATCTCCG ACGGAACCCATCCCAGACGGCGCTGCCTGGCGGCCAGCGCGATGCGACCGacccgtcggcggcgttcaATGCC AGACGAGAAGCGTACGAGGAGGTCGGGCTGCCGGCGTCCCATGCCTCGGTGCACATGCTCACGGTGCTCGACCCGATTTTGACGGTACTCCCGCTCAACGCGCCGTTCAAGCACCACATTGTCGTGACGC ctGTCGTGGCGTTCATCGacgaccccgcgctcgtGGACAGCCTGACCCCcaaccccgacgaggtggactGTATCTTTGACCACCCGCTCGGTGCCGTCTGGACAGGCGAgccggaggacgaggtcaagaCTGGCCTCGcgacgcacggcggcgagtggtggCCGCACGGCGAGGACTATCAC TCGCGCGAGGACCGCGTCGGCGCAACAGGCCCATATCGGATGCAC CGCTTCCGTACCCGCCACTCCCCAATCAAGGGCTTCACCTCGAACGTGCTCATCTCCGCTGCGGCGGTAgcgtacgccgccgagccggcctACGGCCACTTTGCGgccgggcagcggcggtTCAGCGACGCGATCCACGAGGTGGTGagcacgctgccgacgctcagcagctcgccgccgcagaaCAGCAAGCCGCTCGAGTGGGGTCTGCTGGCCGGCGGGTCGCAGGCGAGCGGGGAGACGTATTACCGGCAGTAG
- the MAL31_6 gene encoding Maltose permease MAL31, giving the protein MSPKQQPDKTGASTPTNSDIMAEDKAVVEYSEVMNEGDGKMTAEQARVEDLLRAAEAATRTEHKMTLMQGLRQYPKACFWSMMISVAVIMEAFDLTLLGNFYAYPSFRKKFGNEYINKDGEVDWQVPASWMAGIGNAAGVTSILGVLLNGIIAERFGYRRTTFWALIWLTCVIFIFFFAQNKEMLLAAQFCAGFVWGIFQTLTTTYAAEVAPLPLRGILTTWVNACWGIGQLLGIAMLRGLLHRKDDWGWRIPFALQWFWPPILIVVAIFAPESPWWLVRKGRVEEARASLHRLYSGDATDEVNNALAMIEHTIAMEENTTKGASYLELFKGTNLRRTEIVCGCWAVQQMCGSAFMGSSTYFLEQAGWSVENAFSMTMGSHAINTGGTFIAWILIGMGIGRRALYFWGCAWMCMVLLIIGGISLIGNKASSLAIGIILLTWQVAYQFTVGTVCYSLVAEIPSRRLAIKSINLGRGCYNIIGVITNSYHPYMLNPTAWNWGGKTAFYWGGTCMLCMIWIYFRLPEPKGLTFYELNARFEAKIPARKFQTTEIDVWAKDEKNMGAAVAALDKQDNDDAAGVGRKTMV; this is encoded by the exons ATGTCGCCGAAGCAACAGCCTGACAAGacgggcgcgtcgacgcccacAAACTCGGACATCAtggccgaggacaaggccgtcgtcgagtaCTCCGAGGTCATgaacgagggcgacggcaagatgaccgccgagcaggcccgTGTTGAGGAcctgctccgcgccgccgaggccgccacGCGCACCGAGCACAAGATGACCCTCATGCAGGGTCTGCGCCAGTACCCCAAGGCATGCTTCTGGAGTATGATGATCTCGGTGGCTGTTATCATGGAGGCGTTCGACTTGACGCTTCTTGGCAACTTTT ACGCGTACCCGTCCTTCCGTAAGAAGTTTGGAAACGAGTACATcaacaaggacggcgaggtcgactggCAGGTGCCCGCCAGCTGGATGGCCGGCATCGgcaacgccgccggcgtgacCTCCATCCTCGGTGTCCTCCTCAACGGTATCATCGCCGAGCGCTTCGGCTACCGTCGCACGACGTTTTGGGCGCTCATCTGGCTCACCTGCGTCATCTTCATCTTCTTCTTTGCGCAGAACAAGGAGatgctcctcgccgcccagtTTTGCGCCGGTTTCGTCTGGGGCATCTTCCAGACCCTCACCACGACCTACGCCGCCGAAGttgctcctcttcctctgcGCGGCATCCTCACAACTTGGGTGAACGCATGCTGGGGAATCGGTCAGCTGCTTGGTATTGCTATGTTGCGAG GCCTCCTCCACCGCAAGGACGACTGGGGATGGAGG ATCCCTTTCGCACTCCAATGGTTCTGGCCTCCTATCCTTATTGTCGTCGCTATCTTTGCCCCGGAGTCGCCCTGGTGGCTCGTACGCAAGggccgagtcgaggaggCCCGCGCCTCGCTTCACCGCCTGTACTCGGgcgacgcgaccgacgaAGTCAACAACGCGCTCGCTATGATTGAGCACACTATCGCCATGGAGGAGAACACGACCAAGGGCGCGTCCTACCTCGAGCTCTTCAAGGGCACCAACTTGCGCCGAACGGAAATTGTGTGTGGCTGCTGGGCTGTGCAGCAGATGTGTGGTTCGGCCTTCATGGGCAGCAGCACTTATTTCCTT GAACAAGCCGGTTGGTCGGTCGAGAACGCCTTCTCCATGACCATGGGCTCGCACGCCATCAACACCGGTGGCACTTTCATCGCCTGGATCCTTATCGGTATGGGTatcggccgccgcgctctcTACTTCTGGGGCTGCGCCTGGATGTGCATGGTGCTTCTCATCATTGGCGGTATCTCTCTCATCGGCAACAAGGCAtcgtcgctcgccatcgGTATCATCCTCCTCACGTGGCAGGTCGCGTACCAGTTCACTGTCGGCACGGTGTGCtactcgctcgtcgctgaGATCCCTTCGCGTCGCCTTGCTATCAAGTCGATCAACCTCGGCCGTGGCTGCTACAACATCATCGGCGTCATCACCAACTCGTACCACCCGTACATGCTCAACCCGACCGCGTGGAACTGGGGCGGCAAGACTGCCTTCTACTGGGGCGGAACCTGCATGCTCTGCATGATCTGGATCTACTTCCGTCTTCCCGAGCCT AAAGGCCTCACCTTCTACGAGCTCAACGCCCGTTTCGAAGCCAAGATCCCCGCCCGCAAGTTCCAGACCACCGAGATTGACGTCTgggccaaggacgagaagaacatgggcgcggcggttgcggcgctcgacaagcaggacaacgacgacgccgcgggtGTCGGTCGCAAGACGATGGTGTAA
- the agl2_1 gene encoding Alpha-galactosidase 2 → MTQIVKPRTAAVEVSPANEFVLRGPAVEYRFHVAADGELIHDHFGAPAPGLAASTGPAPWGRALLDERREFPDLGRGDFRLPAFIVRHAAGHTVTAFKYAAHRVVEGKPALPGLPATFGTAADVTTLVVDLADKHSGLVAELSYSVFPAHNAIARSFTLRNAGTTPVEIQRASSFTLDLPSGDWEMVQLAGDWCRERVEMRRPVFPGTQGFQSAVGYSSHYFNPFVALVDASTTETQGPAYAFNLVYTGSFAVDVERHAYDIVRVSIGLNPVQLSWPLGAGETFTTPEAVAVYSDAGLGGMSRHLHRLYRDHLSRSRWTKRERPVLLNSWEGMYFKFTDAMLYERAKNCAELGIKLFVLDDGWFGDKHPRVNDDAGLGDWIPNPRRFPQGLDTFVKSVNDLQVKPVGAATAPQDLQFGIWVEPEMVNPSSDLYEAHPDWVLFAGEHERTESRQQLVLDLGKTEVQDYIIEAIGNVLRMANITFVKWDNNRYMHETPQPYASHKYMLGLYRVLDSLTTSFPEVLFEGCASGGGRYDPGILQYWPQQWTSDDTDPLERLHIQFGTCLAYPPSAMGCHVSASPGEQVGRATPLEFRAHVALMGGSFGFELELEHLSAEERAQISELVALAEKVNPYVIHGDLYRLALPGKSNYPAALYVAPDGNAVLLAFQMYARIKVDTPRLRLDGLDEAAEYEINGVRYSGKALRSVGLQLDWSSSRLPGVDHQSKLLFINKV, encoded by the exons ATGACCCAGATTGTCAAGCCCCGCACCGCAGCGGTCGAGGTGAGCCCCGCCAACGAGTTCGTCCTCCGCGGCCCTGCGGTCGAGTACCGCTTCCACGTcgccgcggacggcgagctcatCCACGACCACTTTGGCGCGCCTGCTCCCGGCCTCGCGGCGAGCACTGGTCCTGCGCCGTGgggccgcgcgctgctcgacgagcggcgcgagttccccgacctcgggcgaggcgacTTCCGCCTGCCGGCCTTCATTGTCCGCCATGCGGCCGGACACACCGTCACGGCATTCAAGTacgccgcgcaccgcgtgGTAGAGGGCAAGCCTGCGCTCCCTGGCCTCCCGGCCACGTtcggcacggcggccgacGTGACAACGCTTGTTGTCGACCTGGCGGACAAGCACTCGGGTCTCGTGGCGGAGCTCTCGTACTCCGTCTTTCCCGCACACAACGCCATCGCGAGGAGCTTTACCCTCCGCAACGCCGGCACGACCCCCGTCGAGATccagcgcgcgagcagcttcacgctcgacctgccctCTGGCGACTGGGAGATGgtccagctcgccggcgactggtgccgcgagcgcgtcgagatgCGCCGCCCCGTCTTCCCCGGCACGCAGGG ATTCCAGAGCGCAGTCGGCTACTCATCGCACTACTTCAACCCGTTcgtggcgctcgtcgacgcgagcACCACCGAGACCCAGGGCCCGGCGTACGCCTTCAACCTCGTGTACACTGGCAGCtttgccgtcgacgtcgagcggcacGCGTACGACATTGTGCGCGTGTCGATCGGCCTCAACCCCGTGCAGCTGTCGtggccgctcggcgccggcgagacCTTCACGACacccgaggccgtcgcggtgTACTCGGACGCCGGACTCGGCGGCATGAGCCGCCACCTGCACCGCCTGTACCGGGACCActtgtcgcgctcgcgctggaccaagcgcgagcgccccgtcctcctcaacTCGTGGGAGGGCATGTACTTCAAGTTCACCGACGCGATGCTGTACGAGCGCGCGAAGAactgcgccgagctcggcatcaAGCTGTttgtgctcgacgacgggtgGTTCGGGGACAAGCACCCGCgcgtcaacgacgacgcggggctGGGCGACTGGATCCCCAACCCGCGCCGGTTCCCGCAGGGCCTCGACACCTTCGTCAAGAGCGTCAACGACCTGCAGGTGAAGCCTGTCGGCGCAGCCACTGCCCCCCAGGACCTCCAGTTCGGCATCTGGGTCGAGCCAGAGATGGTCAACCCCTCGTCAGACCTGTACGAGGCGCACCCCGACTGGGTGCTCTTCgcgggcgagcacgagcgcaccgagtcgcgccagcagctcgtgctcgacctcggcaagaCCGAAGTCCAGGACTATATCATCGAGGCGATCGGCAACGTGCTCCGCATGGCGAACATCACGTTCGTCAAGTGGGACAACAACAGGTACATGCACGAGACGCCCCAGCCGTACGCGAGCCACAAGTACATGCTGGGCCTGTACCGCGTGCTGGACAGCCTGACGACGAGCTTCCCCGAGGTGCTGTTCGAGGGCTGCGCGTCCGGCGGAGGGCGGTACGACCCGGGCATTCTGCAGTACTGGCCGCAGCAGTGGACGTCGGACGACACGGAcccgctcgagcgcctgcacATCCAGTTCGGCACGTGTCTGGCCTACCCGCCATCCGCGATGGGGTGCCATGTGTCCGCGAGCCcgggcgagcaggtcggccgcgcgacgcccCTCGAGTTCAGGGCCCACGTCGCGCTCATGGGCGGCAGCTTCGGgttcgagctcgagctcgagcacttgagcgccgaggagcgcgcccaGATctccgagctcgtcgcgctggccgaAAAGGTCAACCCGTACGTCATCCACGGTGACCTCTaccgcctcgccctgcccGGCAAGTCCAActaccccgccgcgctctACGTCGCGCCAGACGGCAAcgccgtgctcctcgcgTTCCAGATGTACGCCCGCATCAAGGTCGACACGCCGCGGCTCaggctcgacggcctcgacgaggccgccgagtACGAGATCAACGGCGTCAGGTACTCTGGCAAGGCGCTCCGCAGCGTCGGCCTCCAGCTGGactggtcgagctcgcgcctgCCTGGCGTCGACCACCAGAGCAAGCTTCTGTTCATCAACAAGGTTTGA
- the xdhA_2 gene encoding putative D-xylulose reductase A, giving the protein MTLKNDNPSFVLHGVYNTQFDERPIPELEGDEVLVAIAKTGICGSDVHYLQHGKIGHFVVEEPMCLGHESAGTIVKLGPKVPADAGVAVGDRVALEPGHGCRTCVQCKGGHYELCPKMTFAATPPFIYGTLCRYFKIPFDYVYKLPENVTFEDGALLEPLTVSVHALYNLGGIRGNDTVLIFGAGPVGLLCMATAKALGARRVIAVDIQKDRLDFAKEYAASDVFLPPSKNEGEDNEAYSERFASALRAELKVPASGPGSIDLVVDATGAPVCIGAGLHALRPSGTFVQVGMGPSTVPIPMFIVVAKQLKIIGSFRYGEGDYQTALSLVERGLVDLKPLVTHRYKFEDALDAFKLTQAGKDANGKAVIKVIIDGPQ; this is encoded by the exons ATGACCCTCAAGAACGACAACCCCAGCTTTGTGCTTCACGGCGTGTACAACACGCAGTTTGACGAG cgccccatccccgagctcgagggtgACGAGGTCCTCGTAGCCATTGCCAAGACGGGCATCTGCGGCTCGGACGTCCACTACCTCCAGCACGGCAAGATCGGACACTTTGTCGTTGAGGAGCCCATGTGCCTCGGCCACGAGTCGGCCGGCACCatcgtcaagctcggcccCAAGGTACCCGCTGATGctggcgtcgctgtcggcgacCGTGTCGCCCTTGAGCCGGGACACGGCTGTCGTACCTGTGTGCAGTGCAAGGGCGGCCACTACGAG CTTTGCCCCAAGATGACGTTTGCGGCCACCCCGCCCTTCATCTACGGAACGCTGTGCCGCTACT TCAAGATCCCCTTCGACTACGTCTACAAGCTGCCTGAGAACGTCACCTTCGAGGACGGTGCTCTCCTTGAGCCCCTCACCGTCTCCGTTCACGCTCTGTACAACCTCGGTGGTATCCGTGGTAACGACACGGTTCTCATCTTCGGCGCTGGCCCCGTCGGTCTCCTCTGCATGGCAACGgccaaggccctcggcgcgcgccgtgtcatcgccgtcgacatccAGAAGGACAGGCTGGACTTTGCAAAGGAGtacgccgcgagcgacgtCTTCCTACCT CCTTCCAAGAACGAAGGCGAGGACAACGAGGCCTACTCTGAGCGCTTCGCCTctgccctccgcgccgagctcaaggtgcCCGCCTCCGGCCCTGGCTCgatcgacctcgtcgtcgacgcaaCCGGCGCGCCAGTGTGCATCGGCGCCGGACTGCACGCCCTCCGCCCCTCGGGCACGTTTGTCCAGGTTGGCATGGGGCCCTCGACGGTCCCGATCCCCATgttcatcgtcgtcgccaagcagcTCAAGATCATCGGCTCGTTCCGCtacggcgagggcgactaCCAGACGGCGCTGagccttgtcgagcgcggcctcgtcgacctcaagcCCCTCGTTACGCACCGGTACAAgttcgaggacgcgctcgacgcgttcaagCTCACCCAGGCGGGCAAGGATGCCAACGGCAAGGCCGTTATCAAGGTCATCATCGACGGCCCGCAGTAG
- the ash2 gene encoding Set1 complex component ash2 gives MVKRRTSTSVSSAGTPGPSVSSVPPTTTTSPLRPGDGDNDADRTSGPSRANASASATPAPNQTAVKESLISADYRTAARPGVVAPGTGDGGAAGDECFMWNDLPMNKNGYRYYPCAPGPINSPNPQFPFNRIIAGPLPAPAVAISTLDRSSFLRIAPNSLTVTTDRGYRSGRATVSVRQGVWYYEAIVVRGEGPQGAGKATGGDSGNAHVRVGWGRREAVLDAPVGADAYSYGLRDVGGEKVHLSRPKPYGKPFATGDVVGCLISLPARDPPLPPPTEGRAQRWRIPIRYKGQLYFEMDEFPVAKEFESLVNREGKAPEPAPPDEEPGKKKGPAPKKKATEPAKPVTRQLNTLPGSYISFFLNGQPLAPDPAFTDLWDFAPLPPLGSAIVKRHGHGTVAAERERETYHHIDDGILGYFPMVSCFGRGKVRLNFGPDWEAAPTGLPADARPMSARWDEFVSEQAVYDEHDEGVLDKRYRRDMEEAARRAAAEALAAATSAGGATGTPPRGSRPPPNKKRKKVAGEVGTPGTSARGTPVPADGGATPATHGGRTPAPGDGGRTPAYDTTAPPTPAPVPTPYDDVSMASTPGGAVSEAVFSPMPGVKVEVEEEEEDAEGEDAGREDADEGVQWS, from the exons ATGGTCAAGCGGCGAACATCGACAtccgtgtcgagcgccggCACGCCAGGCCCCTCGGTGAGCTCGGTGCCGCCTACAACAACGACGTCACCCCTCCGCCcgggcgatggcgacaacGATGCCGATCGCACCAGCGGCCCGTCGAGGgcgaacgcgagcgcgagcgcgacgcccgcgccaaACCAGACAGCCGTAAAGGAGAGCCTCATTTCTGCAGACTATCGCACCGCAGCGCGGCCTGGTGTTGTCGCGCCCGGCAcgggtgacggcggcgccgccggcgacgagtgTTTCATGTGGAACGACCTGCCGATGAACAAGAATG GATACAGGTACTACCCCTGTGCTCCGGGGCCGATTAACTCGCCAAACCCGCAGTTCCCGTTCAACCGGATCATCGCTGGCCCGCTCCCGGCGCCAGCGGTCGCCATCTCGACGCTGGATCGCTCGTCCTTCCTCCGCATCGCGCCAAACAGCCTCACAGTGACAACGGACCGCGGGTACCGATCTGGCCGGGCGACCGTGTCCGTGCGCCAGGGGGTGTGGTACTACGAGGCGATTgtggtgcgcggcgagggacCGCAGGGGGCGGGGAAGGCGACCGGCGGCGACTCTGGCAACGCTCATGTCCGCGTAGGATGGGGACGGCGCGAGGCTGTCCTCGACGCAcctgtcggcgccgacgcatACTCGTACGGGCTTCgcgacgttggcggcgagaaggTGCATCTGTCAAGACCGAAGCCGTACGGAAAGCCCTTTGCGacgggcgacgtcgtcggctgcctgATCTCGCTGCCTGCAAGAGACCCACCACTCCCCCCGCCAACAGAAGGGCGCGCGCAACGCTGGCGCATCCCAATACGCTACAAGGGCCAGCTCTACTTTGAGATGGATGAGTTCCCAGTGGCAAAGGAGTTTGAGTCGCTCGTCAACCGCGAAGGGAAGGCGCCTGAGCCTGCCCCGCCAGATGAGGAGccgggcaagaagaagggccCGGCACCGAAGAAGAAGGCTACCGAGCCGGCCAAGCCTGTCACTCGCCAGCTCAACACACTGCCAGGCTCATACATCTCATTCTTCCTCAACGGCCAACCGCTCGCACCCGACCCAGCGTTTACCGACTTGTGGGACTTTGCCCCGCTCCCGCCACTGGGATCGGCGATCGTCAAGCGCCATGGACATGGCACCGTTGCGGCAGAGCGCGAACGCGAGACGTATCACCACATCGACGACGGTATCCTCGGCTACTTCCCCATGGTGTCGTGCTTTGGCCGAGGCAAGGTGCGCCTCAACTTTGGCCCCGACTGGGAGGCGGCGCCCACGGGCTTGCCAGCGGACGCGCGCCCCATGAGTGCGCGATGGGACGAGTTTGTCTCCGAACAGGCAGTgtacgacgagcacgacgagggcgtcctcgacaagcGGTACCGTCGGGACATGGAGgaagctgctcggcgcgccgccgccgaggctctagccgcggccacctcggcaggCGGTGCAACCGGCACGCCTccgcgcggctcgcggccgccgccgaacaaGAAGCGGAAAAAGGTtgcgggcgaggtcggcaccCCGGGCACGTCGGCACGGGGTACGCCGGTGCCCGCCGACGGGGgtgcgacgccggcgacgcacGGCGGGCGGACCCCTGCGCCAGGGGACGGCGGTCGCACTCCGGCGTACGACACGActgcgccgcccacccctgCGCCCGTGCCGACGCCGTACGACGACGTGAGCATGGCGAGCACACCCGGCGGGGCGGTGAGCGAGGCGGTGTTCAGCCCGATGCCTGGGGTcaaggtggaggtggaggaggaagaggaggacgccgagggggaagacgcggggcgcgaggacgccgacgagggcgtgcagTGGTCGTAG